CGCCCGCATCGGCTACGTCGGCATCGACAACCGGGCGGCCGGCGCGACCGCCGCGTACCTGGTGGGCCAGTGGCTCGGCGACCGTCCCGGCCATGTGCTCACCAGCCTCAGCAGCGGGTTCTTCCGCAACGAGGAGGAGCGCGAGATGGGCTTCCGCGGCGCGATGCGCGCCCGGCACCCGCAGCGCACCCTCGTCGAGATCGCCGAGGGACAGGGCCTGGACACCACGCAGTACGACCTCGTCCGCGCCGCCCTCGAAGGCGACCCGGACATCCGCGCGGTCTACTCGATCGGCGGCGGCAACATCGCCACCCTGCGCGCCTTCGCGGACCTGGGCCGCGAGTGCGCGGTGTTCGTCGCGCACGACCTCGACCACGACAACACCCGCCTGCTGCGTGAGCACCGCCTGTCCGCCGTGCTCCACCACGACCTGCGGCAGGACATGCGCGAGGCCTGCCACCTGGTGATGCGCGCGCACGGCGCGCTGCCGCCCGCCGGGCCCATCCTGCCGTCGGCGATCCAGGTGGTGACGCCGTACAACATGCCACCGCAGGCGGCGGCCGTGTGACGTCGGAGCTCTCCCGGGGCGTGACCCGGGCGTGTATCCCCGCTCGCCGGTCCGCGGCTCCCTACCGTCCTGGGCATGTGGAAATCGATCCCGGACGGCGGACCCGAGCGGCTGGTGGCGCTCGCCGACGGCGTCTTCGCCATCGCCATCACCCTGCTCGTTCTGGATCTGTCCGTGCCGCGGGACCTGAACTCCGAGCAGTACCACGAGGCGTTGCTGGAGCTGCTCCCCGACCTCGGGGCGTACGCGCTCAGCGTGGCGGTGCTGGGCGGGTTCTGGCGCGACCACCGCAGGATCTTTGGCGCCGTCCAGCAGGTGGACGGCCAGCTCGTCTTCGTCTCCCTGCTGGGCCTGGGCGTCGCGGCCCTGCTGCCCTTCCCCACCCGGCTGCTCTCCGACTACGGCAGCGAACCCGTCTCGCCCGCCCTCTACGCGACGGCGGTCGCCGCCCTCGGCGCCTGCCATCTGCTGCTGGGCGTCCTGCTGGCCAGGCGTCCCTGGCTGCGCGCCGAGGGCGCCCCCGAGACGGGCACCGGGCTTCAGCTGCTCGACCCCGCCGCGACCGTCGTAATCTTCCTGCTCACCGTCCCGCTGGCCGCCCTGGTGGGGTCCGCGGCCATGTACTGGTGGCTGGCCCTGATCCCCGTCAAGGTCTTGATCGGCCGACGCGTCCGCTGACGCGCTCGGTCACCGCCGCGCGTCCACGGCGACCCAGCCGCCGCTCTCCGCGGAGCGCGCCATCGCGTCCAGTACGACGGCGCTGTGCACGGCGTCCGCCGGCGTGGCCCCGTAGGGGGTGCCCTCGGCGACGGAGCGCAGGAAGCGGTACGCCTCGATCACCTTCAGGTCGTCGAAGCCCATGGCGTTGGCGGCGCCCGGCTGGAAGGCGGCGAACTCGCCGTGCCCCGGGCCGACGTACACCGTGCTCACGGGCTGGTCCTGGTAACCGGTTCCCCGGCTGATCCCCAGCTCGTTCATCCGCCGGAAGTCCCAGAACACCGCGCCCTTGGTGCCGTGCACCGCGAAACCGTAGTTGTTCTGCTCGCCGACCGAGACGCGGCAGGCCTCCAGGACACCCCGGGCGCCGGAGGCGAAGCGCAGCAGGCAGCTCACGTAGTCCTCGTTCTCCACCGGGCCGAGGACGCCGCCGGTGGCCCGGGAGTGGCCGGCGGTGGCGCCGGTGGGGCGGGCCCGCTCCGGGACGAAGACCGCCGTGTCGGCGGTGAGCGACGCGATGTCGCCGAGCAGGAAGCGGGCCAGGTCGGCGCCGTGCGAGGCCAGGTCGCCCAGCACCCCGCTGCCGCCGCGCTCCCGCTCGTACCGCCAGGTCAAAGCGCCCTCGGGATGCGCCGCGTAGTCGCTGAACAGCCGGATCCGGGCATGCGTGACCGTGCCGATCTCACCGGAGGCGATCAGCTCACGGGCGCTCTCCACGGCGGGTGCGTTGCGGTAGTTGAAGCCGACCGCGCCCTGCACACCGGCCTCGGCCACCGCGTCGGCGACCGCGCGGGCGTCGTCGGCCGTGAGGCCGACCGGCTTCTCGATCCAGAGGTGCTTGCCGGCCCGGGCCATCGCCACACCGATCTCGCGGTGCAGGAAGTTCGGCGCGGTGACGCTGACCGCCCGCACGCGCGGATCGGCGGCCACCTCGCGCCAGTCGCGGGTCGCCGAGGCGAACCCGAACTGCTCGGCGGCCTGCTCGGCCCGGCCGGGCACCTCCTCGGCGACGGTCACCAGTTCCGGACGCAGGGCGAGGTGCGGATAGTGGTGCGGCAGGCGGGCGTACGCCTGGGTGTGCACCCGGCCCATCCAGCCGAATCCGACGACGGCTACACCGAGCGTCCTCACCATGGCAGCGCCCCTCTTTGGACCGGTCCACATCACGTCCACGCCACCTTGGGTGCGCATTCCGCGAGGTGTCAACCCCTTTGACAACTCGGCGTGCCGCATGGAACGGTCCATGTCATGCGACGACCGCCGACCATCCGAGACGTGGCCGAGCACGCCGGTGTCTCCAAGTCGCTGGTCTCCCTGGTACTGCGCGGCTCCGACCAGGTCCGCCCGGAGAAGCGGGAGGCCGTGCTGCGGTCCGTGCGCGAGCTGGGCTACCGGCCCAACGCCGCCGCCCGCAGCCTCAGCGAACGCCGCAGCCGTACCGTCGGCGTCCTCCTGAACGACCTGCGCAACCCCTGGTTCGTCGATCTGCTCGACGGCCTGAACTCCCCGCTGCACGCGGCGGGGCTGCGCATGCTGCTCGCCGACGCCCGCCTCAACCGCCGTACCGACGACGACCTGACCGGCCCCTTCCTGGACCTCGGGGTCGACGGCCTGGTCGTCGTCGGCACACTGCCCGATCCGGCCGCGCTCGGCACGGTCGCCGCCGGCATCCCGGTCGTCGTCGCGGGCGCCCGCGACCCGGTGCCGCCCGGCGTCGACGTCGTCGCCGGTGACGACGGCAGGGGCACGCGTCTGGTCACCGAGCACCTCATCGGGCTCGGGCACCGGCGGATCGCGCACCTCGCCGGGTACGGCGCGGTCGGCGAGCTGCGCCGGAGGAGCTTCGAGACGACGATGCGGGCGCACGGCCTCGCCGAGTACGCCGTGGTCGAGCCCTGCGACCTGACCGAGGAGGGCGGTCACCGCGCCGCCGTACGGCTGCTCGCCCGCCCGGGGCGGCCCACCGCCGTCCTCGCCGCCAACGACATCGCCGCCGTCGGCGCCCTGTCGGCGGCCGAGGACCTGGGCCTGAGCGTGCCGGGCGACCTCTCCGTGACCGGCTACGACAACACCAGCATCTCCCGGCTGCGCCACCTGTGGCTGACCACCGTCGACAACGCCGGCCACGAGGTCGGCCGCCGTGCCGCCCGCTGCCTGCTCGACCGGATGGAGACGCCCGGGGGAGAGGGGCGGCTCCACCTCACGGTGCCGACGCTGGAGATCCGTGGCACCACCGCGCCGGCCGTCGCCTGATCGCCCCGATGCGCCGCGCCGGTCGCCGCCCTTGCGGGGCTGCACCCCCGTCGCGGGTTCATCCCCCGACTCCCGACGATGGCCGCCCTACAGGTGGGCCGCCCCACGGGTTGATCTCGTACGCCTTGCGCAGCGTCCGGTGCAGCGTCCACGTCGTCCGGTCGCCCTCGCGCAGCACCGCCATGTCACCGGGGCCGACGTCCAGCGTGGGCCCGCCCGCTCGTCTTCCACGGCGACGAGGCCCAGATCGGTGACTGGACCGAGCAGCACACGGTCTTCGTGCACGTGAGCAACCGGGGTGACCTGCCCCGGGCCCGCAAGCTCGCCGCGCTGATCGGCGGCGAGGTCCTGGGCGAGGCGCAGCTCGGCCGGTGATCCACGACGGCCGAAACCGCAAACGAAATGGTTGACCATCTTGTGTGCCTGGATGTACCGCGGCTCAGACGCGCGTCAGCTCCGCCGCCCCGAACGACACGTCGAACCGGTCGCACCAGATGCTCACGCTGGTGAAGGCCGCCGGATCGACACCGGCCGGGACCGCGTAGTTCTGGTCGCCCCTGTTCCCCTTGAGCCGGCCCAGGCTCTCGTACGCGCCGTCGTCGAACACCCGCCACCCGGCCGCGCCCTCCTTCACGGGCGCGTCCGTCAGCCACACCCGCAGGTCGGGTCCGTTGCTGGTGTTCAGGTCCGTCAGCCGCAGCACATGGGAGCCGTCGGCCAGCCGCAGCAGGCTGACCGTGCCGGTCGTGGCGTGCTCATGGCTGATCAGCTCCCCCCGGGCGACCGTCACGGGACCCGCGGAACGGCTCGGCGCGGGCGCGGGCGCCTCGGGGGAGCCCGCCGGGGCCGCCGGCGCCGCGGGCGCCGCCTCGCGCACGGTCTCGTCCACCCACAGCTTCCACGGCTGGAACCAGTAGAGCCCGACCGCCACGGCCGCCGTCACCACGACCGTCCCCATCGCCACCCAAAGCCCGCGCGGCTTCCCCATCCCCGTCCCCTTCCGTTCCGGCGAGGCCATTCAAGCCGCCCGCCCGGCCGGTCGGCGACCCCGGAGCGGATGACGAATTCCTTACGGCCGCCGAGAGGAAGGCCGCGGCGGGCGGCGCGAGGACCGACAGGCCTCAGCGCCCGGCGCGCACGCCGTCCAGGGCGATGGACAGGACGCGGTCGCGCTGGGCGTCGTCGGTGAAGTTCGTCGAGGTGATGCCGGCGACCATGCGCAGCAGGTCGCCGAACTCCATGTCCGCCCGCGCCGCTCCGGCCCGCTGGGCCCGCTCGAACAGCGGGGCGCCGGCCGCGTACATCGAGTCCCGGCAGGCCTGGAAGATCTCCGACTCGTCGTTGAGCGCCTCGCGGACCGCCCGCTTGGTCACGATGTAGCCGGTGAACCGGTGCAGCCAGGCCGTCAGCGCCTCCCACGGCTCGTGGTCGGCGACCTCCTGGGCGACCTGGCACAGGTCGTCGACCTCGCCCGCGTACACGCTCTCGAACAGGTGCCGACGGGTCGGGAAGTTCCGGTAGAGCGTGCCGATGCCGACACCCGCGCGGCGGGCGATGTCCTCCAGCGAGGCGTCGGCGCCGTGCTCGGCGAACGCCTCGCGGGCGGCGGCCAGCAGAGCGTCGTAGTTGCGGGCCGCGTCCTTCCGGTGGGGCCGCCGGGACGCGACGATCTCGCTGACGGGGAAAGTCTCCGCGGTCACCTGCTGCCTCCCGGGCGAAAACGTACGGATTGAAACGGAGGGTGGCCTCCGTTAGACTGGAGGAGTACCTCCACTTTAGCAGTGCGGGGTGCGTTCGTCGTGGGCACGTGCGGCCGCACGCGCCACGACGCCACGGCACCCCCTCATCGCCCTCGGCACGGGCCCCGGCGTCGCCGCCGCGCCCCTGCCGCCGCAACGTTCCCCGACCGCCCCGGCACCCCCTTGCCCGGAAGCCCGGAAGGCATTCGATGCCCCGTTCGTCCACTCGCCTCACCTTCGCGGTCCTCGCGACCGGTGCGGGCGTCTTCTCGATGCTGCAGTCGCTGATCGCGCCGGCCCTGCCGACCGTCCAGCACGCCCTGCACACCTCCCAGTCCACCGTGACCTGGGTCATGACGGCCTACCTGCTGTCCGCCTCGGTCTTCACGCCGATCCTCGGCCGCGTCGGCGACCTGATCGGCAAGAAGCGCACCCTCGTCGCCGTACTGCTCACCGTGCTGGCCGGGTGCCTGCTCGCCGCCCTCGCGCCCAGTATCGGCGTGCTGATCGTCGCCCGGGTGATCCAGGGCGTCGGCGGAGCGCTGTTCCCGCTGTCGTTCGGCATCATCCGCGACGAGTTCGCCCCGGCCGAGGTGAGCCGCAGCATCAGCAACCTGTCCGCCGTGATCGCCGCGGGCGGCGGCGTCGGCATCGTCGCCGCCGGGCCGATCGTGTCCGCGCTCGACTACCGCTGGCTGTTCTGGATTCCCGTCGCCGTCGTCGCGGTCACCGTGCTGCTCGCGGTGCGCCACGTGCCCGAGTCGCCCGACCGGAGCGAGGGCAGGGTCAACTGGCTCGGTGCCGTCCTGCTGTCGGCCTGGCTGGTGGCCCTGCTGCTGCCGCTCAGTCAGGCGGGCGTCTGGGGCTGGACCTCCGCCCGCGTCGTCGGGCTGTTCGCCGCCGCCGTGGCCCTGTTCGCGCTGTGGCTGTTCGCGGAGGCCCGCTCCCGCACCCCGCTCATCGACCTGGGCGTCATGCGCCTGCCCGCGGTGTGGACGACCAACACCGCCGCGCTGCTGTTCGGCGCCGGCATCTACGCGATCTGGTCCTTCCTCCCGGGGTTCGTGCAGACGCCCGCCTCGGCCGGGTACGGCTTCGGCGCGAGCGTCACCGCCGCCGGGCTGCTCATGCTGCCGATGCTGGTGGCGATGTTCGTCTCGGGCGTGCTGAGCGGCCGCCTGGAACCCGTGGTGGGCGCGAAGACGCTGCTGACCAGCGGCGCCGCGCTCGGCGCGCTGGCCTGTGGCTTCCTCGCCCTGTGGCACGACCGGCCGTGGCAAGTGGCCCTCGTCGCCGGTGTGTTCGGCCTGGGCATCGGACTCGCCTTCGCGTCAATGGCCAACCTGATCGTCGGCAGCGTGCCCGCCGCCCAGACCGGCGCCGCGACCGGCATGAACGCCAACATCCGCACCATCGGCGGATCCATCGGCGCCGCGGTCACGAGCGTCCTGGTCACCGGCCGCCTCCAGCCCTCGGGCCTGCCCCACGAGTCCGGCTACACCCAGGGCTTCGCGCTGCTGGCCGTGCTGTGCCTGGCCGCGGCCCTGGCCGCGCTCCTCGTCCCCGCCGGACGTCCCGGCCGCCCGGTCCGCTCCGCCGGCGAGTCCCCGGACACCGTCGCGGAGCCCGTCGTCCCCGCCGCGCGGGGCTGACACCGGCGACGCGCCACGTCGCCCGGTCCTCGCCCCGTCGGGGCCGTGGCGCCCATGGGGTAGGGTTTACCTGCACGTTCACGCGGTTCGCCGCGAGTACGTGCGACGGGACGTGGCGCAGCTTGGTAGCGCACTTGACTGGGGGTCAAGGGGTCGCAGGTTCAAATCCTGTCGTCCCGACGATGTGGACCGGCGGGTCCGCCGATGACGGCGGACCCGCCGGTCGCGTTCAGGGCCGCGTGGGCGCCCTGTCCTTTGGGCCCGGGCGCGCCCGCTGCGGGCGGAACCGCCGACGTGTGCGGAGCGGTCCGTCCGTCAGAACAGCAGGCTGATCAGAACAGCAGGCTGATCGGCTGGAGCAGCACGATGGCCACGACGGAGGCCAGGGACACGCCCACCGTGCACGTCTTCTGCTGGTCCTGCAGAAGATCCGGCAGATCCTGGAATGCTTCACCATCGAGCAGCCGGAGCTGAACCTCCAGCAGATCACCAAGGCCACCGGGCTGCCGGCCAGCACCTGCCAGCGCCTCGTGCACAACCTCATGCGCGAGGGTTTCCTGGACCGCACCGACGACACCTACCGCATCGGTCTGGGCCTGGTTCGCTGGGCGGCCCCCGGCACCTTCGGCCTGGACATGGTGCAGCTGACCCGCCCCGTGCTGAAGGACCTGCGCGACCGCACCGGGGAGACGGCCTGCCTCTACGTGCGGGACGGGGCGTTCCGCACGGTGGTGTCACTGGCCGACACCCGGCACGTGGTGATGCGGCTGTTCATGGTCGGCATGGTGATGTCCCTGCACGCCGGATCGGCGGGCAAGGTCTTCATGGCGTTCGACCCCTCCGCGCGGCGGGCCGCCGTCAGCCACGGCCTGACCCGGCACACCGCGCGGACGGTCGTCGACATCGACGTACTCGACCGGCAGCTGGAGGAGATCCGCAGGAGCGGCTTCTCGGCGAGCTTCGAGGAACGCGACCTGGGAGCGGCGTCGATCAGCGCGCCGGTGTTCGGCAGCAGTGGCGAACTGGTCGCGGCGGTCGGCATCGGCGCCCCGACGCAGCGGCTCACGCCCGCCGACGTGGGCAGGCTCGCCCCGGTCGTCGTGGAGGCGGGCGAGGAGGCCTCCCGCCGCCTCGGCCACCGTCCCGGCAGCCGCCTGGAGTCCATCCCCGCGAAGGGACCCTCGGGCCAGTGACGTCACCGGCACGACCGGGGCGGGAGCCCGCTCGCCGGGGCGCCGGACGCTCCGGTCGTCCCATGGCGTGGTCGGGGACCGTCACCCTCCCCCGAAGGTGACGGGCCCCGACCGCTCCCCCGGTGCCGGACTGTGGCCCAGGTGCCCGTGTGCGGGTTGTGCGGTCACCAGCACATGACCGCCGTTTCGCCAGGACCCCACGAGGAGTACAGGCGCACACGGACGAAGTAGCGGCGGCCCTTGACGAGCCGGGCCCGGACAGTGGCGTTGCCGGGGGTGCCCCCGTCGTCCTGTCCGGCCAGGTAACGCGGTTCGCCGTCCCGCTCCTCGAAGACGACGACGACGGCGTCGCTGTCGCCGAAGGTGCCCACCCGGTACGTGCGGGTCTCCGGCGGCTCCACGGTGAAGTCGGCCTGCTCGCCCGGCCCCAGACCGAGCGGCGCCGAACGGAACGGCACGAGCGCGGGCGGCAGCGGCGGGTCGGCCGGCGGGTACCAGCGCAGGACGAAGTCCTTGTCGAGGGCGGACAGCGAGCCGGGCGGGTTCAGTCCCCCGCGGAACTGCTCGGGCTCCAGGATCAGCCCCGGCGGGAACGGGTACTCCATGATCGACTGCGGGTCCCAGGCGGAGCCGTTCACCTCGTCCGGGTCGAGCTTGCGCAAAATGTTCGAGAAGGTCCGGTCGCGGTTCCAGAAGTTCGGCGGGCCCGCCAGCTCGTCGTACACGGCCTCGTCGTCCCAGTGGATGCCGGCGAACGGGCTCTGGTGCTCGTGCAGCATCCCGAGCGCGTGCCCGATCTCGTGCAGGGCCGTCCCGCGCTCCCCGGGCTCGGTCAGGTCCCAGCCGAAGTTCATCGTGCGTTCGTTCAGGCCGACCCGCAGCGCGTCCCTGCCGACGGTCGACCACGAGCCGTCGCCCGGCTGGAACCCGATCCGCAGCTCGGCCTCCGTCCGGTCGTCGACCTCGGCGAAGGTCAGGCCGATGCCCAGGCCCCGCCACTCCTCGAAGCACTCGCGGACGACGTCCTGCTGCTCCTTGGCGCCGCCCCAGGGCACCCGCCGCCGCTCCGCGGTCCCCGGGACGGGGATGACGGAGCCGTCGGTCTCGCCGGTGAAGAAGTAGTAGTGCAGGACTGTGCCGTTGACCCACATCCGGTTGCCGCCGCGGAGCGCACTGAGCCGCTCGGCGGTCAGCCCCGGTGCGAAGTCGGGGGCCGACGCCTGCGGGAGAGAGCAGTAGCGTCCGGGCATGCGCACAGACTGCCGTCGGCCGCGCCCGGGACGCCTGAGTCGGGGGCTACTCAAGTCGCCCTGTATCAAACCTGAGTAGTGCGGCTCTGGTTCACGTGATGACTTACGAACAGGATGCGAAGACCCTGGAACTGCCCTGGCCGTTCACCGGACGGGAGAACGAACTCGCGCTCGTCCGCCGCTCCCTGACCGCCGGTCGGCCCGGCATCGTGGTGACGGGGCCCGCCGGGAGCGGCAAGACCCGCCTGGTCGCCGAGGCCGTCCGCGGTACCGACTGCGCCAGGGCCGCCGGGACGCCCGACACCCGGGACATCCCCTTCGCCGCGTTCGCCCACCTCCTGCCCGAGCGGGTCACCCTGCACCGGGCGGTGCAACTGCTGTCCGGCGCAAGGCTGCTGTCGGTGGACGACGCACACCTGCTCGACGACGCCTCCGCCGCCCTGGTCCACCAGCTCGCCGTGCACGGCCGCACCCGTCTGCTGGTCGCCGCCACCGACGGCGCGCACGTGCCCGGCGCGGTGTCCCGGCTGTGGACCGGCGAACTGCTGCCTCGGCTCGCCCTGGAACCCCTGCCCGCCGAAGACACCGAGCAGCTCCTCACCGCGGGCGCGGGCGGCCCCCTGGAGCCGCTCACCGCGCACCGGCTGCACCGGCTGTGCCAGGGCGACCTGCGGCTGCTGCGCGACCTGCTCGGCGCGCTGCGCGACAGCGGACTGCTCACCCGCGTCGACGGCACGGACGAACGCGCCTGGCGCGGGCCGGTGCCGCTCACCGCGACCGTCCGCGACCGCATCGCGCCCGCCCTGCACCGCACCGCCCCCGACGAGCGCGAGACCCTCGACCGCCTCGCCTTCGCCGAACCCCTCCCGCTGCCGATGGACGCCCTCGACCTCGGGATCCTCGAACAGCTGGAGCACGACGCCCTGGTCCGGATCGGCGACGACGGCGCCGTCCACCTCGCCCACCCGCTGCTCGGCCCCGCCCTGCGGGCCACGGCCGGAAAACTGCGCGCGCGACGCCTGGCGGGCACGCCGGACCGGTACGACGCCGCGCTGGCCGCGGAACAGACGGCGCTGTCCCGGCGCGTCGAGCAGGCCGACGTACGGCCGCTGCCCACGCCCGTGGGGGAGTGGCTCGCGGCCGAGGGTGCCACGGTGCCTGCCGGGTACGCCGCCGTCCGGGCGCGGTTCGCGCGGCTGCGCGGCGAGCTGCGGGAGGCCGGGGCGTGGGCCAGGGAGGGCCTGCGCGGCGCGGCCGACGACGCGTCCTGCCGTGCCGAACTCGCCCTCGCCGCGGCCCAGTCGGGCGATGTGACCACCGGTGGGGAAGCCGCGGAGAGCCGTGCCGTGGCCGTCTGGGCGGCCGCCGCGCGCGGCGACCTCGACCGGGCGCTGGCCGCGGTCGACGCGGACAGCCCCTACGACGCCGTACGCCTCGGCGCGCCGGAGCACGCCACCGGCCGCCTGCGCGGCGTCTTCGCCGAGCACGCCGACGCGCTCGCCCGCGACGACGGGCCCGCGCTGGACCGGGCGGCCGAACGGCTGCAGGAGCGCGGGCTGCTGCTGTTCGCCGCCGAGGCGCACGCCCAGGCGGTACGGGCACACCGCGACCCGCGCGCCGCCCGCACCTCACGCACCCGCGCCGTCGCCCTCGCCCGGCGCTGCCAGGGCGCCCGCACCCCCGCCCTGTCCGGCCTGGCCCTCGGCGAACTCACCGCCCGCCAGCGCCAGATCGTCACCCTCGCCGCGGCCGGCCTCAGCAACCGCCAGATCGCCGAACAGCTCACCCTCTCCGTCCGCACGGTCGGCAATCACCTCTACAGCGCGTACGCCCGCCTCGGCGCCGGCGACCGGTCCGCCCTGCCGTGGCTGGTGGAACTGCCGGACGCGCGGCCTGCGTAGCCGTCAGGACAGGTCACGCCGCCCCGAACGCCGTGAACGCCCACCCCGTCGCCCGGTGGACGGCGTCGCCGGGGACGGCCGCGCGGGCGTCGCGCAGGGCTTCGGCCAGGGACAGGCCGGTGGTGAGGCCCTGGTGGAGGGCGAGCATCAGGGGGACCACGGCGGCGTCGTTGACGGGCGCGCTGCTCGCGACGACGCCCGCCGTGCCCAGCGGCAGCAACGCGGTGACGAGGCCGAGCAGTTCGTCGGCGCCGACCGAGGCGAGCCGGGCGGTGTCACAGCTGGAGAAGATGATGCGGTACGGGCTGCGGTCCAGGCGTTCGAAGTCGTGCACGATGAGCGGCCCGTCGGCCATCCGCAGCGCGGAGAACAGCGGGCTGTCCGCACGGAAGGTCCCGTGCGCGGCGATATGGGCGAGGGCGGCCCCGTCGAGTTCCTCCAGGACGCGCGGGACGCGGGCCTCGTCGTGCTCGAGCACGGTCGGCCTGCCGTACCCGTCGGCGACCTCGGGCACCTCCGCGCCGCCCGTCGCCAGCCCGGGCCCGCGGACCAGCACGTGCCGCCCGCCCGGCGGCGGCTCCGTCTCCCGGGCCCGCAGCCAGCTGCCGGCCGACGGCGACACGCTGTGCACCCGCTCCCGCAGCGACGGCAGCAGCGCCCACGGCACCCGGTGCAGCCGGGCCGGCGGCACCACCACGACCGGCCCGGACCCCAGGTGCGCGGCGGCCGGCCCGAGCAGCAGCTCCTCCAGCCGCCGCCCCGCCGCCTCCACCACCGGCAGCCGCCCCTCGGCGCCGGGGTGGGCGAGCCGCCGCAGGCCCGCCTGCACGTACTCCGCCTCGGTCTCCGCCTCCGCGAGCAGCCCCGCCTCGAACCGCCGCACCCGCCCCTGACCGCACAGCAGGACGTGCACGCGCCCGTCGAGCACGGCGAGTTCCACCAGCCGCGTCTCACCCAGCCGCGCCAGCAGCCGGCCCACGTCGAACCGGTCCCCGTCGCCGGGCGAGTGCCCCCGCATGTGCAGGGTCCGCGAGCGCACCTCCCGCTCCAGGCGCCGCTGTTCGCGTTCCAGCGCCGGCACCGGACGGCCCTCCATGCGGGCCGCCTCCGCGCGGGAGGCGATCTCCCGGAACGCGGTCAGGGAGCGCACCAGCGCCGCATCCGCCGGCGGCCGGGTGGGCGGCGCCGACAGCACCGTGGCCCGCCACCGCTCGCTCCACACCAGCAGCCGCCGCGGCCCCCCGCCGGCGAGGCTGGCCCGCTGCGCCAGCGCGGCCAGCTCCGCACCCTGCTCCGTGGCGCGCGCCCGCAACTCCGAGGCGCCGAGCGTCATCCGATGGTCGTCCAGCACGTCGAGCCCGCGCCGGCACGCCTCCAGCACCCCGCGGCTCGAACCGGCGGCACGCGCGCGCAGGGCCTGCGCCGCCCAGCCGGTCATCCGGGCCGGCGGCGGCCCTGTGTGCCGGCTGCGGGCGGCGACCGCGAGGTGCCGCTCGGCGTCCGTGCGCCAGCCCAGGCTCAGCGCGATCCGGCCCGCGAGCAGCGACGCCTCGGGCGCGGCCGGGGCCCCGAACGCGGCCAGCTTCTCGGCCACCGCGGCGGCGTCCGCGACCAGCCGGCCCGAACGGCGCCCGGCGGCCACCCGGGCCTCGATCAGCACCAGCCGGGCGTGCGTCTCCCACCAGGTGCGCCGCTGCGCGGCGAACAGCCGTACGGCCAGCGCCGCCCGGGCGATCGCGGTGTGCGGATCGCCCGCCAGCCGCGCCGCGCGCGCGGCGACGAGCAGCAGCTCCGCCTTGCGGGTGGACTGCCCGCCGATGCCGTCCAGCACGCCGATCGCCGCGTCGGCCTCGGCCAGTGCCTCCGGGGCCAGCCCGGCCGCCATCAGCACCTCGCAACGGCGGATGTCGAGCATGAACGACGGCGTGCCGAGCTTGGCGTACCGCTCCTGCGCCTCGTCCAGCAGCCGCAGCGCCGCCGGGATGTCGCCGGAGCGGAACGCGGCGAGGCCCCGGCTCTCCACCGCGTCCGCCTTGTCGTGTTCCTGCCCGGTGGTGTCCCACAGCCGCTCGGCCGCCGTGAAGTCGGCGTCGGCCCGCTCCACCGAACCCAGCGCCAGGTGCACGGTCGCCCGCAGGGTCAGCGCCCGTGCCGTCCAGATGACGTCCTCCGCCTGCCGCAGCACGGGAATCGCGCGGCGTACGTCCTCCAGCGCCTCGCGGTGATGCCCCAGCACCCACCACACGTAGGCGCGGCGGTACAGCACCCGCGCGCGCGTGTGCCCCGTGCCGCGCAGCACGCCCCGCTCGAACGCGGCCAGGCCCTGCCGGGTGCGGCCCGCGTGCACCAGTGCGACGCCGAGCGTGCCGAGGACGTCGGCCTCCCGCTCGGCCGACTCCGCGCGCGCCGCCAGATCGCGGGCGCGGCGCAGGTGGTCCAGGGCGATCCGCAGATCGCCGAAGTCCCGCTGCCAGATGCCGATCACCTGGTGGGCGACGGACGCGTGCAACGGCGGCGGGTCCGCGCCGAGCACCCGCCGAGCCCCTGCCAGCGCGTCGTTCGGA
This region of Streptomyces chromofuscus genomic DNA includes:
- a CDS encoding LacI family DNA-binding transcriptional regulator: MGHPFPIREIARQAGLSEATVDRVLNGRGGVRDSTAQEVRRAIADLDRQRTQVRLVGRTFMIDIVMQAPERFSTAVRAALEAELPALHPAVVRSRFHFRETGPAEEQVDVLDRIARRGSQGVVLKAPDVPEITAAVARLVAAGIPVVTLVTDLPASARIGYVGIDNRAAGATAAYLVGQWLGDRPGHVLTSLSSGFFRNEEEREMGFRGAMRARHPQRTLVEIAEGQGLDTTQYDLVRAALEGDPDIRAVYSIGGGNIATLRAFADLGRECAVFVAHDLDHDNTRLLREHRLSAVLHHDLRQDMREACHLVMRAHGALPPAGPILPSAIQVVTPYNMPPQAAAV
- a CDS encoding TMEM175 family protein; amino-acid sequence: MWKSIPDGGPERLVALADGVFAIAITLLVLDLSVPRDLNSEQYHEALLELLPDLGAYALSVAVLGGFWRDHRRIFGAVQQVDGQLVFVSLLGLGVAALLPFPTRLLSDYGSEPVSPALYATAVAALGACHLLLGVLLARRPWLRAEGAPETGTGLQLLDPAATVVIFLLTVPLAALVGSAAMYWWLALIPVKVLIGRRVR
- a CDS encoding Gfo/Idh/MocA family protein; protein product: MVRTLGVAVVGFGWMGRVHTQAYARLPHHYPHLALRPELVTVAEEVPGRAEQAAEQFGFASATRDWREVAADPRVRAVSVTAPNFLHREIGVAMARAGKHLWIEKPVGLTADDARAVADAVAEAGVQGAVGFNYRNAPAVESARELIASGEIGTVTHARIRLFSDYAAHPEGALTWRYERERGGSGVLGDLASHGADLARFLLGDIASLTADTAVFVPERARPTGATAGHSRATGGVLGPVENEDYVSCLLRFASGARGVLEACRVSVGEQNNYGFAVHGTKGAVFWDFRRMNELGISRGTGYQDQPVSTVYVGPGHGEFAAFQPGAANAMGFDDLKVIEAYRFLRSVAEGTPYGATPADAVHSAVVLDAMARSAESGGWVAVDARR
- a CDS encoding LacI family DNA-binding transcriptional regulator translates to MRRPPTIRDVAEHAGVSKSLVSLVLRGSDQVRPEKREAVLRSVRELGYRPNAAARSLSERRSRTVGVLLNDLRNPWFVDLLDGLNSPLHAAGLRMLLADARLNRRTDDDLTGPFLDLGVDGLVVVGTLPDPAALGTVAAGIPVVVAGARDPVPPGVDVVAGDDGRGTRLVTEHLIGLGHRRIAHLAGYGAVGELRRRSFETTMRAHGLAEYAVVEPCDLTEEGGHRAAVRLLARPGRPTAVLAANDIAAVGALSAAEDLGLSVPGDLSVTGYDNTSISRLRHLWLTTVDNAGHEVGRRAARCLLDRMETPGGEGRLHLTVPTLEIRGTTAPAVA
- a CDS encoding DM13 domain-containing protein, whose protein sequence is MGKPRGLWVAMGTVVVTAAVAVGLYWFQPWKLWVDETVREAAPAAPAAPAGSPEAPAPAPSRSAGPVTVARGELISHEHATTGTVSLLRLADGSHVLRLTDLNTSNGPDLRVWLTDAPVKEGAAGWRVFDDGAYESLGRLKGNRGDQNYAVPAGVDPAAFTSVSIWCDRFDVSFGAAELTRV
- a CDS encoding TetR/AcrR family transcriptional regulator, encoding MTAETFPVSEIVASRRPHRKDAARNYDALLAAAREAFAEHGADASLEDIARRAGVGIGTLYRNFPTRRHLFESVYAGEVDDLCQVAQEVADHEPWEALTAWLHRFTGYIVTKRAVREALNDESEIFQACRDSMYAAGAPLFERAQRAGAARADMEFGDLLRMVAGITSTNFTDDAQRDRVLSIALDGVRAGR